The genome window TGGCGTTGAGCTTGGACTTCCTCATGATATGGTGTATCGCCAGCCATTCCCAGGACCGGGGCTTGGCGTGCGCGTGTTAGGTGAAATTGAACCTGAGCGCCTTGAAGCAGTACGTGAATCAGATGCCATTTTACGTGAAGAATTTGCGCTTGCAGGATTGGACCAAAAAGTATGGCAATACTTCACAGTCGTACCAAACTTTAAATCTGTTGGTGTGCGCAACAATGAGCGCACATACGAATATCCAGTCATTATTCGCGCAGTTAATACAGTAGATGCAATGACAGCAACTATTGAACAAATTGACTGGCCAATCCTATTAAAAATTACAGACCGTATCATTAATGAAGTAAAGCATGTCAATCGCGTATGCTACGACCTGTCTCCAAAGCCAGGCGGCACGATTGAGTGGGAGTAATTATAGGAGAGCTGTAAACCCTTTTGTGTCAAGGGTTTACAGCTCTTTTTTGTTTTTATTGCACTATTTTTATCTTTCGTCCTGATAATAAAATTAAAATAGAAATTCATTGTCAGGAGAGAGGTCTCAATATGCTAAAGAATCATCTTTGGGATAGTGTAACGATTTCTCCTATAAACGATAATATGTATCTCTTTGAAGCTTATGTGAATGAAAAGGATTTGAATTTTATTTCCTCTTTATTAAGTAAAATGGGTAAACATATTAAAGTAGTCTCACCAAAACCTTTAATACAGAGATTAATTAATGAGTTAGAGGAAATTTCAGCAATGTATCAGAATAGCTAGAATTTCTAATTTAAAGGTATATTCCTTTTTAAAAGCAGATATTATGTATTCCATTGGAAAATATCCCGGTTTTTATTTTGGGATAGTGAGGGGATAGGTGCATTCTTTATCTCAATTACCTTTTTCAATTGATTTAAAATGATTAACTTTTTAAAAGATTAAAAGCACTGTTCTTTTGTTTCGGTGGATTTTGGTTTTTTTGGAGAGTTTCCTTTAATAAAAAAAGAATATTTCATCAATTTTGCTAGCAGTTGATTTTCCTTTTATTAACGGTTAAAATTTAAAAAATAAAATGTGGTGTTACTACTTACTAGAAATGAACGCGTAGAAAGCATGACTTCCACGCGTTTTTCGTGATTGTAGACTGCATTAAATATACTAGAAGAGGTGAAAATTGTGGCAACTCCTTTAATAAAAGAGCAAGAAAAGATTGTCGTTCTCGATTTCGGAAGTCAGTTCAATCAATTAATTACGCGTCGTATTCGTGAATTCGGTGTTTTTTCAGAATTACATTCACATACAATTACAGCACAAGAAATTAAAGAAATGAACGCGATAGGAATCGTATTTTCAGGCGGTCCAAATTCTGTTTACGATGACGAAGCGTTCAAAGTAGATTCGGCTATTTTCGATTTAGGCTTACCGATTTTGGGTATTTGCTATGGTATGCAATTAATCGCACATACACAAGGTGGAAAAGTAGAAAGCGCGGAAACTCGTGAATACGGTAAAGCAGAAATTAATATCGTGCAGGAGGACAAATTGTTCGGAAATTTACCAAAGGAGCAAATCGTCTGGATGAGCCACGGTGACCACGTAACAGAAGTACCGGCAGGCTTCGAAATAACGGCTACAAGCTCGGCATGCCCAATAGCTGCTATGGCAAATGTAGAGCATCAGCTATATGCAGTTCAATTCCACCCAGAGGTACGTCACTCTGTTCATGGCAATGACTTATTGAAAAACTTCGTGTTTAATGTGTGTGGTGCGAAGGGCGACTGGTCGATGGCAAGCTTTATCGATATTGAAATTGCTAAAATTCGCGAGCAAGTAGGCGACAAACAAGTACTTTGTGCATTATCAGGTGGTGTAGACTCTTCAGTTGTAGCAGTATTAATCCATAAAGCAATTGGCAATCAATTAACATGTATGTTCGTAGACCACAACTTAAACCGCAAAGGTGAAGTAGAGCAAGTAATGAAAACTTTCACAGAAGACTTTGAGATGAAAGTAATTAAAATTGACGCTCGGGAGCGCTTTATGAGCAAGCTAAAGGGTGTATCAGACCCAGAGCAAAAGCGCAAAATCATCGGTAACGAATTCATTTATGTATTTGACGAGGAATCAGCAAAGCTAGATAACATGGACTTTTTAGCGCAAGGCACGCTTTATACAGATATCATTGAATCAGGCACAGCGACAGCACAAACAATTAAATCTCATCATAATGTAGG of Metasolibacillus fluoroglycofenilyticus contains these proteins:
- a CDS encoding WYL domain-containing protein, which produces MCQGFTALFCFYCTIFIFRPDNKIKIEIHCQERGLNMLKNHLWDSVTISPINDNMYLFEAYVNEKDLNFISSLLSKMGKHIKVVSPKPLIQRLINELEEISAMYQNS
- the guaA gene encoding glutamine-hydrolyzing GMP synthase, coding for MVATPLIKEQEKIVVLDFGSQFNQLITRRIREFGVFSELHSHTITAQEIKEMNAIGIVFSGGPNSVYDDEAFKVDSAIFDLGLPILGICYGMQLIAHTQGGKVESAETREYGKAEINIVQEDKLFGNLPKEQIVWMSHGDHVTEVPAGFEITATSSACPIAAMANVEHQLYAVQFHPEVRHSVHGNDLLKNFVFNVCGAKGDWSMASFIDIEIAKIREQVGDKQVLCALSGGVDSSVVAVLIHKAIGNQLTCMFVDHNLNRKGEVEQVMKTFTEDFEMKVIKIDARERFMSKLKGVSDPEQKRKIIGNEFIYVFDEESAKLDNMDFLAQGTLYTDIIESGTATAQTIKSHHNVGGLPEDMKFKLIEPLNTLFKDEVRALGLELGLPEAVVWRQPFPGPGLGIRVLGEVTEEKLEIVREADYILREEIKNAGLERDIWQYFAVLPDIRSVGVMGDGRTYDYAIGIRGVTSIDGMTSDWARIPYDVLEKISVRIVNEVKHVNRVLYDITSKPPATIEWE